The Pseudomonas leptonychotis genomic sequence TCCCGGTCACCAGGCAAGCGGCGGGATGCGGCAAAATATCGTCACTGGGCTGGCAGTAGATGTTCAGCGGCTCAGCGATTTCATTGAGCTGCTCATCGGTGCGAATTCCGGCGACCTGCAGCGGTCGGTCGCACCGCGGGTTAATCCCGGTGGTTTCGTAGTCATACCAAAAGAGGCTGGAAGTCACAGTAACTCCTGATGTTGAGGCGCAGGCAGTCTAGCACCTGGCTTGCGCTGCGCAGAACGCGCACAACCCCTGCAGCTCGCGAGCTGATGCCCCCCCGTAGGCGGACTCACTGCGAATAAATACGGTTAACGGCTCACTCTGTGACAGCGCCGGTTGCTTCCCTGCCTGCTGCTGGCTAGCATCGGGCTTTCCCCGACGCAGTTTGCCGATGTCGCCCACGCCAACTTCTGTTTCAGTCGCCTCTCGCCCGCTGCTGGATACCCGCTATAAGGTGGAAACACCCGAAGGCATCGACCTAATCCTGCGCCCGGCGGGTTTAGTGCCGCGCGCGCTGGCATTCAGCATTGACCTGCTGATTCGCGGTGCGCTGCTCGGTGCATTGTTTGCCGTGCTGGCGCTGCTCGGCCAGTTCGGCATGGGCCTGGGCACCATCCTGCTGTTTCTCGTGACTTGGTGGTACATGGTGCTGTTTGAAGTGCTCAACCAGGGCCGCTCACCCGGCAAACAGATGATGGGCCTGCGAGTTATTCATGACGACGGTACGCCAATTGGCTGGGCCGCCTCATTAACTCGTAACCTGCTGCGTTTCGTCGATATCCTGCCGTTTGGTTACACCTTGGGCATTCTCAGCTGCCTTAATCACCCGGCGTTCAAGCGCTTGGGCGACATCGCCGCCGGCACCCTGGTAGTCTATCGCGACAACGCCTCCACAGCCCCCGAGCTGCCGCAAGCTGAAGCCCTGCGTGCGCCGTTCACTATGAGCTTGAGTGAGCAGCGCGCCCTGCTCAGCTTTGCCGAGCGCAGCCAGAGCCTGTCCAGCGCACGCCGCCAGGAACTGGCGAGTATTCTGGCCGAACCCTTGCAGGTGCCCGCCGAGCAGGCTGAACAGCATATCCACGGTATTGCCCGTGGTTTGTTGGGGCCGACATGAAACAGAGCCTGTTTGAAAATCAGCACCAGAGCGACTGGCAAGCCTTCAGCACCCAGCTCGAAGCCCTTGAACGTGGTAAAGCCGATAGCCAGCAGTGCAAAGCCTTTGCCGCCAACTACCGCAGCCTGTGCCAGCAGCTTGCCCTGGCGCAGAGCCGGGGCTACAGCAGCCACCTGATCGAGCAGTTGCAGCTGCTGGCCATGCGCGGCCATCAGCAGTTCTATCGCCACCGCAGTCCACTGGGGGCGCAACTGCTGGGGTTTATCCTGGCCGGTTTTCCGCGCTTGGTCCGCGCCGAGTGGCGTTTTGTCGTCGCCGCCTGCCTGCTGTTCTTCGGCAGCCTGCTCGTCATGGGCACCTTGGTGTATTACTTCCCCGATCTGGTCTACGGGGTAATGGCCCCTGACCAGGTCGCCGAGATGGAAAAGATGTATGACCCCGATGCCAGGCGTATCGGCCGCTTCAGCGAACGCGACTCCGGTGATGACTGGATGATGTTCGGCTACTACATCATGAACAACATCGGCATCGCCTTTCAGACCTTTGCCAGCGGGCTGCTGTTTGGTCTGGGCAGCCTGTTCTTCCTGCTGTTCAACGGTCTAATGATTGGCGCAGTGGCCGGTCACCTGACGCAGATCGGCTATGGCGAAACTTTTTGGTCGTTCGTCGTTGGCCACGGCGCGTTCGAGCTGACCGCCATTGCTCTGGCCGGTGCGGCCGGCCTGAAACTCGGCTGGGCACTGCTGGTGCCCGGCCGCCTGCCACGCGGTGACGCGCTACGCATCGCCGCCGGTAGCAGCGTGCGGTTGGTCGGCGGAGTGATCGTGTTTCTGCTGCTGGCGGCGTTTATCGAGGCCTACTGGTCATCCATGAGCCTGGCCAGCCCCGCGATCAAATATGCAGTCGGCGGCGCGCTTTGGCTGCTGGTGCTGGCCTATCTGTTGTTGGCCGGCCGAGGTGTGCATGCGCCTGACTGATGCCAGCGTAGTCATCCGCCCGCGTAGCGCCTGGGAGGCCGTCGACCTTGGCGTGTTATTGGCCAAGCAGCACGCCGGGCTGCTGATGGCCAGCTGGGCGCTGGTGACCGTGCCTATTTTTGCCCTGCTGTGCCTGCTGCTGTGGGATTACCCAAGCATCGCCCTGCTGATTTTCTGGTGGCTGAAACCCGCTTATGAACGCCTGCCGCTGTATATCCTTTCGCACGCCTTATTCGGCGCCACACCCAGCCTTAAGCAGGCACTGAAAGCCCTGCCGGGCCTGCTCAAGCCGCAACTGCTGGCCAGCCTGACCTGGCGCCGACTGAGCCCCACACGCAGCTTCGACCTGCCCGTCATGCAGCTCGAAGGCCTGGCCGGCAAGGCCCGCAACCAGCGCCTGGTGGTGCTCGGTCAGCGTGATGCTGGCGGTGCCAGCTGGCTGACCGTAGTCGGCATGCACCTGGAAATGGCGCTGTGGTTCGGCAGCATCAGCCTGTTCTACATGCTCCTGCCGGCGCAAATGGAGCTGAACTGGACTTGGGAAAGCCTGGTCAACGCTGCCACGGGCGAGTGGCTGTGGCTGGAACACCTGTCCAACCTGATCTATGTCCTGCTGCTGATCCTCTGGGAGCCGATCTATGTGGCCTGCGGCTTCACCCTCTATTTGAACCGGCGCACCGCCCTGGAAGCCTGGGACATTGAGCTGGTGTTCCGCCGCTTGCGCCAACGCCTGACTGGCGTGGCCTATGCCCTGCTGCTGGGCTGCGGCCTGTTGCTCATGCACATGCCAAACAGCGCTATGGCTGCTACCAGCAGCTGCCCGCTGCCGATTGAAGACCTCACGGGGCCAGAGGCCGAGCGCCTGCTCAAACAACCGCTGACCAGCCTGGAAGCGCAGGACAGCATCAGCCAACTGCTCGATCAGCCTCCCTTTGAACACCGCGAAACCGTTACCCGCTGGCGCTTCGGCGAAGAACCCAAGGAGCCCAGCGAAGAAGACGTCAAAGCCCTGATCGAGCTGCTGGAGAAGTTCTTCAAGCTCACCGAACTGTGGAAAAGTGTCGATGCCGTAGCGCTGTTCTTCGAGGTGTTGCTGTGGGCCGCGCTGTTCAGCCTGATCGCCTGGCTGCTGTGGCGCTACCGCGACTGGCTGAGCGCCTTTGCCGGGCGTCTGCGCTTGCCACAAGCACGTAAATACCAACCGCCAGAACAGCTGTTCGGCCTGGAAGTGGCGCCGCAAAGCCTGCCTGCCGATATTCCTGGCGAAGTTGAACGGCTCTGGGATGAGCAACCACGCGCCGCCCTCGGCCTGCTCTACCGCGCCCTGCTCAGCCGCATGCTGCATGAACAGCGCCTGCCGCTGAAAAGTGCGCACACCGAGGCCGAAGTGCTGCAACTGGTGCAGGCACTGCAGCAGAAAGACCTTAGCCACTTCAGCCAAGCCCTGACCCGCCACTGGCAGAACCTTGCCTATGGCCACCGCCTACCGCCGGCGGCGCTCAAGCAAGGCTTATGCAATGCCTGGCGACGGTTATTCGAACAAGGGGCGCAGGCATGAGCCGGCGTATCCAGTTTTTTCTCGGTGCAGGTCTGTTGCTGGTAATCGGCCTGCTCGGCATTTACCTGCTGGGTAAACTCACGCCCTATCAAGAAACCCTCGAACACGGTCCCGACCCCGAGGCCCGGGCCAACCCCTACCTGGCCGCCGAACACTTCCTGCGTAAGCAGGGCTTAAAAGTGCAACGCGCCGACGGCCTGGAGGTCATGAAAGACCTGCCGAGTGTCGGGCAAACGTTGCTGCTGCTTGGTGATCGCAACCGCATGACACCCAAGCAGGCCGAACGCCTGCTGGCCTGGGCCGGCAAAGGCGGTCACCTGCTGTTTGTCGCTGAACGGCTGTGGGATGAAGAGGACGGTAAAAGCGGCGACCTGCTGCTCGACAGCCTGGGTATCCAGCAATACGAGAGCGAAGAGCTCGATGAGGACGCCAGCGAAGCAACGGATGAAGAGGCCTCAACCGAGAACGAGCC encodes the following:
- a CDS encoding RDD family protein, with translation MSPTPTSVSVASRPLLDTRYKVETPEGIDLILRPAGLVPRALAFSIDLLIRGALLGALFAVLALLGQFGMGLGTILLFLVTWWYMVLFEVLNQGRSPGKQMMGLRVIHDDGTPIGWAASLTRNLLRFVDILPFGYTLGILSCLNHPAFKRLGDIAAGTLVVYRDNASTAPELPQAEALRAPFTMSLSEQRALLSFAERSQSLSSARRQELASILAEPLQVPAEQAEQHIHGIARGLLGPT
- a CDS encoding DUF4129 domain-containing protein → MRLTDASVVIRPRSAWEAVDLGVLLAKQHAGLLMASWALVTVPIFALLCLLLWDYPSIALLIFWWLKPAYERLPLYILSHALFGATPSLKQALKALPGLLKPQLLASLTWRRLSPTRSFDLPVMQLEGLAGKARNQRLVVLGQRDAGGASWLTVVGMHLEMALWFGSISLFYMLLPAQMELNWTWESLVNAATGEWLWLEHLSNLIYVLLLILWEPIYVACGFTLYLNRRTALEAWDIELVFRRLRQRLTGVAYALLLGCGLLLMHMPNSAMAATSSCPLPIEDLTGPEAERLLKQPLTSLEAQDSISQLLDQPPFEHRETVTRWRFGEEPKEPSEEDVKALIELLEKFFKLTELWKSVDAVALFFEVLLWAALFSLIAWLLWRYRDWLSAFAGRLRLPQARKYQPPEQLFGLEVAPQSLPADIPGEVERLWDEQPRAALGLLYRALLSRMLHEQRLPLKSAHTEAEVLQLVQALQQKDLSHFSQALTRHWQNLAYGHRLPPAALKQGLCNAWRRLFEQGAQA
- a CDS encoding stage II sporulation protein M, which encodes MKQSLFENQHQSDWQAFSTQLEALERGKADSQQCKAFAANYRSLCQQLALAQSRGYSSHLIEQLQLLAMRGHQQFYRHRSPLGAQLLGFILAGFPRLVRAEWRFVVAACLLFFGSLLVMGTLVYYFPDLVYGVMAPDQVAEMEKMYDPDARRIGRFSERDSGDDWMMFGYYIMNNIGIAFQTFASGLLFGLGSLFFLLFNGLMIGAVAGHLTQIGYGETFWSFVVGHGAFELTAIALAGAAGLKLGWALLVPGRLPRGDALRIAAGSSVRLVGGVIVFLLLAAFIEAYWSSMSLASPAIKYAVGGALWLLVLAYLLLAGRGVHAPD